In Sulfoacidibacillus ferrooxidans, the following are encoded in one genomic region:
- a CDS encoding diguanylate cyclase domain-containing protein: MNNKPGNNIHTLNIRLFSLATVLIVSQLIALLTEMTYPLTFLWYALSVALSVLAYARGRSFGLILSLIAIFTFGTYDVVQVFVLRGVASIPTVEIVWFFIFPLSGYLSGELGDTVRNYAKDMDVIRTKAEEYIMVDVETGFYNRKFFFLELQEELLRARRRYARTKMHVILPKYGYSLTTRRRYARTNRDSDMNVDWERWQTDDIDSTYQVTLMLIEIRHFSDIEVIYGSEQYSRILSTIVDGLHRCARLTDGKARIDPGLFALILPETSALDSMTLKQRIQETLGKFEIITPSKQKRVLTLQLAFGIVSAPRDGVTPESLLAAAQKEVQLDLG; this comes from the coding sequence ATGAATAATAAACCAGGAAATAATATACACACATTAAATATTCGCTTGTTTTCTTTAGCCACAGTTCTGATTGTCAGCCAACTCATTGCGTTGCTGACAGAAATGACCTACCCGCTTACCTTTTTATGGTATGCACTAAGCGTGGCACTCTCTGTATTAGCGTATGCTAGAGGTCGTAGTTTTGGATTGATTTTGAGTCTTATAGCCATTTTCACTTTCGGTACTTATGATGTGGTCCAGGTATTTGTTTTACGTGGAGTGGCTTCAATTCCCACTGTGGAAATTGTGTGGTTTTTTATATTCCCGCTCTCTGGTTATTTGAGTGGGGAACTAGGCGACACCGTGCGAAACTATGCGAAGGATATGGACGTAATTAGAACTAAGGCCGAGGAATATATCATGGTAGATGTGGAAACAGGTTTTTATAATCGAAAATTCTTTTTTTTAGAACTTCAAGAGGAACTATTGAGGGCACGCCGCAGATATGCTCGAACAAAAATGCATGTAATTCTTCCTAAATACGGTTATTCACTAACCACTCGCCGCAGATACGCACGTACGAATAGAGATAGTGATATGAACGTCGACTGGGAACGATGGCAAACGGATGACATCGACTCTACGTATCAGGTCACTCTTATGCTCATTGAAATTCGGCACTTCTCTGATATAGAAGTAATCTATGGGTCCGAACAATACAGTAGAATTCTGTCTACCATCGTAGATGGTCTTCATAGGTGTGCGAGACTCACTGATGGTAAAGCTCGGATCGATCCAGGTTTATTTGCTCTCATTCTTCCAGAAACCTCTGCATTGGACAGTATGACCTTAAAGCAACGGATACAGGAAACACTAGGGAAGTTCGAAATCATTACACCATCTAAGCAGAAACGAGTACTAACATTGCAACTTGCCTTTGGTATTGTCAGTGCACCGAGGGATGGTGTGACACCAGAATCCTTGCTCGCTGCAGCGCAAAAGGAGGTGCAACTGGACCTTGGGTAA